In the Agromyces flavus genome, ACATCATCGTGAATCAGGGGAATTCCGCGATTACTGGCGAGCAGTACTGCGGACGACTTCGGAACCGCGACGTCGATGGGTGCACCGATGACCGCCTCGGAGTCCTTCACGGTGAGGCCGCTCATCTTGTCGACCTGATTGAGAACGATGTGTCGGTTGCTGGGCATGAGCCCGAGTGTCGTCAGCATCTGAAACTCCGTTCGCAAGGCCCGAAGACTCGCCACGCTCATGTTCGAGACGAAGACGGCATCCGTGACGTGTTCGATGGTGACGAGCGTGTGCTCACTGAGTCCGGGTGTGGTATCGACGACGACGTAGCGGAAGAATTCACGAAGGCGCTCGATCAGTCGGCCGAGTGACGCGGATTGCACCTGGTCGCCGAGCTCGGGTGAGGGTGCGCTCGCTACTACGAAGAACCCGTCCGCATGATGAACGAGGACGGTCTTCAACACGAGTTCGTCTTGGGCGGCATCCGCCACGGCGTCCACGATCGTTCGCTCGGGCTGCAGATTCAATACTGCGGTGATATCACCGAATTGGAGGTCGGCGTCGATGAGGACCACCGAGTTTGGCGCGACTTCAGCGAGTCCGGTTGCCAGATTGACCGCAATCGTGGTCTTGCCCTGACCGCCCTTCGGCGCGACGACAGCGATGGCCTCGGACGGAACCCCGTCCTCGAGCGGTGGGAATTCCCATTCGATCTCCTGAGGCTGCTCATCGACCGGCTCGCCGCTCGCCTCCTCATGTACTTCCTCTGCGATCTCGCTCTCGGTCGTGGATTGGATCGCGAGCATTTCGGCGACCAGATCGCCGACTTCGGGTTCAGGGTCTGCTTCGAAATCCTCGAGTTCGGCGCGACCGTTGGAGATGAGCCAGTTGGACAACCGGTCTAGAAGTTCCTCGGTCGTCGCGTCCGCGGCATGCGGACTGAGCACCGCGTGGAGAGGTAGGTCGTCAACCCAGTCTTCGAGGTCGGTCCGCTGTTCGCGCACGACGATGAGCCCGATATCTGGGTAACGGTCGTTCAGCCCTCTGACGAGACCTCGGGTTTCCTCATAATTCAGAACCGGGCCGAGCAGCGCGATACGCGGCGTCGCTTCGACGCGATCGATCACCGAGTCTGCGCCCAGAAGAAGGAACTCTCCCGGGACGACGGCAAGCCGATTGCCGAGCAGAGACCGGAGTCGGGTCTCGTACTCGGCAGAACGGCTGATCAGCAGAAAAGGTGTCACTGCCAGGCGTTGCTTCCGTTGACAGGGCGGGTGCCACTGTTGTCGGTGTTGTCGTTCTCGAGCGTCAGCCACATTTGGGCGTACTGCGCCGCTTCTCCTTCAGAGAACCATACCCAGCGCTCAACGTCTGGTGCGGACAAGGCGATAGTCACCATGATGCTGTCACCTGCACCTTGACTCTGCTCTTCGCCGGTCTCAGGGTCGACGCCCGCCACCCCCTGGACCTTCGTGACGAGGACGCCGTGGAATGCGAACCGCGAGACGGGATTGACCACGTCCTCCTCGTCGCCGATCTCGTCGGGATCCGCAGTGCCGACCAGCCCGATCTTGTCGCCAGCCCGCACTTGACCACCGACAACGCGATCGGCCGGCAGAGTGAAGGAGACAAGTTGCATCCCCTCCGGAATCGGGACATCTCCTCGCGCCGCCAAATCAGCGGGATCGACGAAGCGAGCTGTGAGTAGCTGTTCGCCGGGCAGGATATCCGTGGCCGCAACCAGTCCCGCGAGCTCTTCCAGGTCGGTTACGTATCCTTCGGCCAGGTTGCGCTGAGGGATGGTGTCGACTCGCACCAACTCCTCAATTGATTCCCCCGCAGTGCCTTCGGCAATGGGCTCTTGGACGATGTACACCTCAGCAAGTTCCGCTCCTTCAGCAGCTCGCGCGTCGGCGCCTCGCACGTAAGTCACAAGCACGAAGGCGCCAGCGACGGCCAAGATGAGCGCGACGATCGCGCCGATGATTCGGGTCTTCATTCGGGTCCTTGCTGGAAGTGGTAAATCTCCGGTAGTGAGGCGACTCAGTCGATCAAGCGCGCAACCGTCAGTCCTCCGTCGGGCGAGCCATCACCAAGGTCGAAGTCCTCGCCGATCGCGACGTACCTCACGAAGTAGCCTTGAAGCCCAAACTCGCCGCCCTTGAAGCCGGGTGACTTGGATTCTCCGGGGAGATAGCAATCGCTACCGCTCTTCACGCCGGGCAGTTCGCACTTGCCGCTGGCGACGTGGTAGCCAGTCACCTTGAATGCCGCGAACCGGCTGATCATGTAGCTGCCGCCGCTGCCACCGCTACCCGCGGTGTACGAATCGTACAGCGGAATCAGAACGGTCTTTCCAAGCAGCTTCGAGATGTAATCGTCGGGGCATCCGCCTGCCTTGGTGTCCGAGCTCCCGGGCACACCATCTTCTGGAACGTCCACTTCCACGATGACTTCGCAATCGGGCACGCCATCACCCGTGACGTCGTCGCCCTCCAGCCACC is a window encoding:
- a CDS encoding AAA family ATPase; the protein is MIDRVEATPRIALLGPVLNYEETRGLVRGLNDRYPDIGLIVVREQRTDLEDWVDDLPLHAVLSPHAADATTEELLDRLSNWLISNGRAELEDFEADPEPEVGDLVAEMLAIQSTTESEIAEEVHEEASGEPVDEQPQEIEWEFPPLEDGVPSEAIAVVAPKGGQGKTTIAVNLATGLAEVAPNSVVLIDADLQFGDITAVLNLQPERTIVDAVADAAQDELVLKTVLVHHADGFFVVASAPSPELGDQVQSASLGRLIERLREFFRYVVVDTTPGLSEHTLVTIEHVTDAVFVSNMSVASLRALRTEFQMLTTLGLMPSNRHIVLNQVDKMSGLTVKDSEAVIGAPIDVAVPKSSAVLLASNRGIPLIHDDVRDPAARAVRSVVMRIAPEAFPKRTKIQRRRRSHGTE
- the cpaB gene encoding Flp pilus assembly protein CpaB; the protein is MKTRIIGAIVALILAVAGAFVLVTYVRGADARAAEGAELAEVYIVQEPIAEGTAGESIEELVRVDTIPQRNLAEGYVTDLEELAGLVAATDILPGEQLLTARFVDPADLAARGDVPIPEGMQLVSFTLPADRVVGGQVRAGDKIGLVGTADPDEIGDEEDVVNPVSRFAFHGVLVTKVQGVAGVDPETGEEQSQGAGDSIMVTIALSAPDVERWVWFSEGEAAQYAQMWLTLENDNTDNSGTRPVNGSNAWQ